In Meleagris gallopavo isolate NT-WF06-2002-E0010 breed Aviagen turkey brand Nicholas breeding stock chromosome 5, Turkey_5.1, whole genome shotgun sequence, a single window of DNA contains:
- the LOC100542897 gene encoding tetraspanin-32, producing the protein MIPALCWRYMHSTEVEDSMLDVYDLVYEEVRRNGSSSKRHELTLIHEVFLCCGKHSPLGDTAAVEHKMCHPGTEWAAGRDCLQEMHGFLKKHMGFVSTLLGITIGFTVYGMVLTSFHWFSIHFSDNLDRKGKYTLQGR; encoded by the exons GTGGAGGACAGTATGCTGGATGTGTACGACCTTGTGTACGAGGAGGTGAGGAGGAATGGCTCTAGCTCCAAGAGGCACGAGCTGACTCTCATCCATGAAGTA TTCCTGTGCTGTGGGAAGCACTCTCCTCTTGGAGACACAGCTGCTGTCGAGCACAAGATGTGCCATCCTGGCACAGAATGGGCTGCTGGACGG GACTGCCTACAAGAGATGCATGGCTTCCTGAAGAAGCACATGGGCTTTGTCTCCACACTCCTGGGCATCACCATCGGCTTCACG GTTTATGGGATGGTTCTGACTTCTTTCCACTGGTTCTCCATCCACTTCAGTGACAACTTGGATCGGAAAGGCAAATACACCTTGCAAGGAAGATAG
- the LOC104911034 gene encoding tetraspanin-32-like encodes MGLKHGMRSTKCQLMAASLCVMLLGLSIATLSTVTRYGLHFSIISNVALESSSYRDIHQAAFYVGVFLSMTLILAALLSAVATVRESRCLTATVRTTFAHVSPPFYPHLPVQPGPVPPRSAAGRSSGIGAGNRTLPGGGIIENGSGWKGP; translated from the exons ATGGGGTTGAAGCACGGGATGAGGAGCACCAAGTGCCAGCTGATGGCTGCCAGCCTCTGTGTCATG ctgctggggctgtccATTGCTACACTGAGCACGGTCACCCGCTATGGGCTTCACTTCTCCATCATCAGCAACGTcgcccttgagagcagctcctACCGGGATATCCACCAGGCAG CTTTCTACGTCGGCGTGTTCCTCAGCATGACCCTGATCCTCGCAGCCCTGCTGAGCGCGGTCGCCACGGTGCGAGAGTCGCGGTGCCTCACGGCAACGGTGCGTACCACGTTCGCTCACGTCTCACCACCCTTCTACCCCCATCTCCCCGTGCAGCCCGGCCCGGTGCCGCCGCGTTCGGCCGCTGGGAGGAGCTCGGGGATCGGCGCAGGGAACCGCACGCTGCCGGGCGGCGGAATCATAGagaatggctcgggttggaaggggccttaa